In the genome of Drosophila yakuba strain Tai18E2 chromosome 3R, Prin_Dyak_Tai18E2_2.1, whole genome shotgun sequence, one region contains:
- the LOC6535974 gene encoding HEAT repeat-containing protein 5B isoform X3 — protein sequence MENLNFARTPQFLRKVIFEARRSFINSDHFSASSARGRPETEEEALSEMELAHTLTLNEEALKQLPEHKRPVFELEWLRYLEKALPLVSKAEIKTSQKKLVQQLSERIQGAPGPPIRKLIASALATLFSVGDTFMLFDTVNACNDILKNKDDSPSYLPTKLAAICVLGSMYEKLGRMMGRTYEDTVQILIRTLRNAESQARIEIMHTLEKVSAGMGTAIANVHKDIYKAAKHCLLDRVMAVRVAAARCILKMIYSAPFLYQTELESLGTLCFRAFDGSNYEVRCAVAQLLGTLLAYTQQLAEAATGKKKQGQVVAIQAAKGATQRLVSLDEALGILMSGFLRGGVSFLKGTGEIIKGSSGVNREVRVGVTHAYVVFVQFMGSVWLERQLNTFLAHVLDLVANPKAACSHVDAVYSRKCISFILRSTIGKMLGEKAQSAACKELVHLVAKQMNSIDFNPENAKDSNQETLFSQHLLVCALQELSSLLIGLGTTAQNLLGDQSLQAIDATCAVLVHPCAAARLAAAWCLRCACVAVPGQITPLIDRFVEAIEQMRSSPEAMAGYSCALAAILGSVRYSPLGIPHTKGKVVFNCAEELLRSASQNSRMSLHRTQAGWLLIGAIMTLGSPVVKGLLPRMLLLWRNSFPRSNKELESEKARGDAFTWQVTLEGRAGALSVMHSFLLNCPDLLNEDITRRLLTPIESALAMLVNLASVLKSYGTQLKAPAAMVRLRLFETLTLLPANALEASYTHLLRMLVSEFTLADNAANTTNSLLRTLCHGDDSIILGTWLQETNHRTIEDQLQPNSAAGSGALEHDPCCLYRPSWSAQGTGSSSNGASTTSTGGSSGGGGSNIQQISKAQQCPGPLPLGVAVIDMAVTLYGTIFPKVANKHRLQMLEHFTECIRQAKSSRQEAVQMNIFTALLCALKNLTDSKTSLGQEDVRKSATALVVASLTSANSTIRCAAGEALGRLAQVVGDSHFTAELAQNSFDKLKSARDVVTRTGHSHALGCLHRYVGGMGSSQHLSTSVSILLALGQDSASPVVQAWSLYALAQIADSGGPMFRGYVEATLTLCLKLLLTVPHAHVDVHQCVGRVVNALITTVGPELQGGGGPVASMRGSFLGSAALLQSHSDPLVQAEAIGCLQQLHLFASKSLQLEELVPTLVGMLSCNYFILRKASVSCLRQLAHREAKEVCELALTMNAEHLPDLVITEYGLPGLLFSLLDTETDAEMLRNIHDTLTSMLQMLAADNLSSWLSLCKNVLTVAVEGGLNDDPASGEQSKSKDAGGEDVDEDEEEEYADDVTEYRAEENTSTHPAVQPRWPTRVFAAQCVRRIIASCEAASSVHFDLLQAKEQQLIRSRGDYLILHLAELIRMSFMAATSDSDQLRLEGLRTLQEIIDRFANVPEPEFPGHLLLEQFQAQVGAALRPAFAPDTPSHVTAAACEVCSAWIGSGVARDIGDLKRVHQLLVSSLDKLSSKTNSTQLYNESMATLEKLSILKAWAEVYIVAMIGNGKAPASLLNLQSQQSGLQSSANVETDSDVPDSRGESLLGLVQPELHNLSTHWLSAMKDHALLLLPAEFQSQLPHDGGAFYTTDTINSSKPHYMTSWPPILYASALWLRDEGFARHLDTSEAAAESNNNQITHGSLSADRFHMIFGICMEALCSMRSSERPRNIVSCLRSLHSIFDSDWARRQLVKDRALTIELCHVLHRQILTRDELLVQLLCVEILKQTIRAAREDLERKRDNNANSEEGDGGRHGEDDSMQPGSSHVYAVLEVCLCLFVRQIPTMNPTRQGAGGSGLQLDFAYAKMATGSSFFSVLGDENGLLVASGLQCVEQLLDLCTPKGALAILPTVLYMTTSIVKEIANKSAIDSTILANTCAVKSALQCLRSVCVHKWAKVEETTEEWQQLLQSALATIVDLTKTAGDNEERKVDEVTMLLAITVFILHTPASVVSTPSLQYPCINHFRQCLQSEHLSVKLRCIETTRSIFARAELKTATPYIHALAPRIIESLYAESSKVPTGELELQVTLESIITVDQLIDLSEPQNRNINLLQDIQMLTLLVPVLIGFLAEPSRLRTLPKYQRQLHDQALQWLLKIGPKYPQEFKALMGQTPELRQKLEAAIRSQQQSINIAQKASEAQRNLLAKPQKPTIKLKTDFSNFQ from the exons GCAATTTCTGCGCAAAGTTATCTTCGAGGCGCGCAG ATCGTTTATAAACAGCGACCATTTTTCCGCCTCATCCGCAAGGGGACGTCCGGAAACTGAGGAGGAAGCTTTATCCGAAATGGAGCTAGCCCACACTTTGACCCTTAATGAGGAGGCTCTCAAGCAGTTGCCCGAACACAAGCGGCCTGTGTTCGAGTTGGAATGGCTGCGCTACTTGGAGAAGGCCCTGCCCCTGGTGTCCAAGGCGGAGATCAAGACGAGCCAGAAGAAGCTGGTGCAGCAGCTCTCTGAACGAATCCAGGGTGCTCCAGGTCCGCCCATTCGTAAGCTCATCGCTAGCGCGTTGGCCACGCTATTCTCCGTGGGTGACACCTTCATGCTCTTTGACACCGTCAACGCCTGCAATGACATCCTGAAGAACAAGGACGATTCGCCCAGCTACTTGCCCACCAAGCT CGCCGCCATCTGCGTGCTGGGTTCGATGTATGAAAAGCTGGGCAGGATGATGGGCCGCACCTACGAGGATACGGTGCAGATCCTTATTCGAACACTTCGCAACGCTGAGTCGCAGGCGCGAATTGAGATCATGCACACGCTGGAGAAGGTGAGCGCTGGCATGGGAACCGCCATTGCCAACGTGCACAAGGATATTTACAAGGCTGCCAAGCATTGCCTATTGGACCGAGTTATGGCTGTTCGAGTGGCTGCAGCCCGCTGCATCCTCAAAATGATATACAGTGCACCATTCCTGTACCAAACGGAGTTGGAAAGCCTGGGAACATTATGCTTCCGAGCCTTTGACGGCAGCAACTACGAAGTGCGATGTGCAGTAGCTCAACTGCTGGGAACACTTCTGGCCTACACTCAACAACTGGCAGAAGCCGCAACAGGCAAAAAGAAGCAGGGACAAGTGGTGGCTATACAGGCGGCCAAAGGAGCTACGCAACGTTTGGTTTCCCTCGATGAAGCGCTGGGCATCCTAATGTCAGGATTTCTTCGAGGTGGCGTCTCTTTTCTCAAGGGTACCGGAGAGATTATTAAAGGCAGCTCAGGAGTCAACCGAGAAGTACGAGTGGGTGTAACGCATGCCTACGTTGTTTTTGTGCAATTCATGGGCAGCGTTTGGTTGGAACGACAGTTAAACACATTTCTGGCACACGTTTTGGATTTGGTGGCCAATCCAAAGGCAGCGTGCTCCCACGTGGATGCTGTGTATTCGCGCAAATGCATCAGCTTTATACTCCGATCAACGATTGGCAAGATGCTAGGTGAAAAGGCGCAAAGCGCTGCCTGCAAGGAACTGGTCCATCTGGTAGCCAAACAGATGAACTCTATTGACTTCAATCCCGAGAACGCCAAGGATTCTAATCAAGAAACTTTGTTCAGTCAACACCTGCTGGTGTGTGCCCTCCAGGAACTTAGTTCCCTACTAATTGGATTAGGAACCACAGCTCAGAACTTGTTGGGAGATCAATCTCTGCAAGCTATCGATGCCACCTGTGCCGTTTTGGTACATCCCTGTGCCGCTGCCCGTTTGGCTGCCGCTTGGTGCTTACGATGCGCTTGTGTGGCGGTTCCTGGGCAAATCACGCCACTGATTGATCGCTTCGTGGAGGCCATTGAGCAAATGCGATCCTCGCCAGAAGCAATGGCCGGATATAGCTGCGCTTTGGCGGCAATTTTGGGAAGCGTTCGGTACTCGCCATTGGGCATACCCCACACAAAGGGCAAGGTCGTGTTCAACTGTGCGGAGGAACTGCTGCGATCTGCTTCCCAGAATAGCCGCATGTCGCTGCACCGTACCCAGGCCGGCTGGCTATTAATTGGAGCAATAATGACTTTAGGATCGCCGGTAGTCAAGGGACTGCTGCCGCGGATGCTGCTACTGTGGCGGAACTCGTTCCCGCGGTCTAACAAAGAGCTTGAATCGGAAAAGGCTCGTGGTGATGCCTTCACTTGGCAGGTGACGCTAGAGGGCAGAGCTGGAGCTCTCTCTGTAATGCACAGCTTCCTGCTTAACTGCCCGGATCTGCTCAACGAAGACATAACCAGACGACTGCTCACCCCCATCGAAAGCGCACTGGCCATGCTGGTCAA CTTGGCATCTGTTCTGAAGAGCTATGGAACCCAGCTCAAGGCTCCGGCTGCTATGGTACGGCTGCGTCTCTTTGAAACGCTGACTCTGCTGCCGGCTAATGCACTAGAGGCCTCCTATACGCATCTTCTCCGCATGCTCGTCTCGGAGTTTACTCTTGCGGATAACGCGGCCAACACCACAAACTCTTTGTTGCGGACGCTTTGTCATGGTGATGATTCGATCATACTGGGCACTTGGCTGCAGGAAACTAATCATCGCACCATTGAAGATCAG CTGCAACCCAATAGCGCCGCGGGATCTGGCGCCCTAGAGCACGATCCATGCTGTCTCTACCGTCCCAGTTGGTCTGCCCAAGGCACTGGATCCAGCTCTAATGGTGCATCAACAACATCCACTGGTGGAAGCAGTGGCGGCGGAGGAAGCAATATCCAGCAGATCAGCAAGGCACAACAGTGTCCAGGACCATTGCCACTTGGTGTGGCAGTGATCGATATGGCAGTGACTCTGTATGGAACCATCTTTCCCAAAGTGGCAAACAAGCATAGGCTGCAGATGCTAGAGCACTTTACTGAGTGTATTCGCCAGGCCAAGAGCAGTCGCCAAGAAGCCGTCCAAATGAATATCTTTACGGCTCTGCTTTGCGCTCTAAAGAATTTGACAGATAGCAAGACAAGCCTAGGCCAGGAGGATGTACGAAAAAGTGCCACGGCATTGGTAGTTGCTTCGTTGACGAGTGCCAATTCGACCATTCGGTGTGCGGCTGGAGAGGCCTTGGGACGATTAGCCCAGGTCGTGGGAGATTCCCATTTTACCGCGGAGTTGGCTCAAAATAGTTTCGATAAACTAAAGTCTGCCAGAGATGTGGTTACGAGGACTGGACATTCACATGCCCTCGGCTGCCTGCATCGCTACGTGGGTGGCATGGGCTCGTCGCAGCATCTGAGCACTAGTGTATCTATTCTTCTGGCCTTGGGTCAAGATAGTGCATCGCCAGTGGTACAGGCTTGGTCGCTTTATGCTTTAGCGCAGATTGCCGATTCCGGAGGTCCAATGTTCCGCGGCTATGTGGAGGCAACCCTGACGCTGTGCCTGAAACTTCTACTTACCGTACCCCACGCTCATGTTGATGTACATCAGTGTGTGGGCCGCGTAGTCAATGCGTTGATCACTACCGTGGGACCGGAGCTACAAGGAGGAGGTGGACCAGTAGCCAGTATGAGAGGATCCTTCCTCGGTTCAGCCGCTCTCCTTCAATCACACTCAGATCCACTTGTGCAAGCTGAGGCCATTGGTTGCCTACAGCAGCTACATCTTTTTGCCAGTAAATCTCTGCAACTAGAAGAGTTGGTGCCCACTCTAGTTGGAATGCTATCCTGTAACTATTTCATACTTCGCAAGGCCTCCGTTTCCTGTCTCCGGCAGTTGGCACATCGGGAAGCTAAAGAAGTTTGTGAATTGGCCTTAACTATGAACGCCGAACATCTTCCTGATTTGGTAATAACGGAGTATGGACTTCCAGGATTGCTCTTCTCTCTGCTCGACACAGAAACGGATGCCGAGATGCTGAGAAACATTCATGATACACTTACTTCCATGCTTCAAATGCTGGCTGCAGATAATCTCAGCTCCTGGTTGAGTCTGTGCAAGAACGTGTTAACCGTCGCTGTGGAAGGAGGACTAAATGATGATCCTGCTAGTGGAGAACAAAGCAAGAGCAAAGATGCTGGGGGAGAAGATGTGGACGAGGACGAAGAGGAAGAGTATGCTGATGATGTAACAGAATACCGAGCAGAAGAGAACACATCCACCCATCCGGCAGTTCAACCAAGGTGGCCCACTCGTGTTTTCGCCGCCCAGTGCGTGCGACGGATCATAGCCAGCTGTGAAGCTGCCAGTTCAGTGCACTTTGATCTCTTACAGGCTAAGGAACAGCAACTCATTCGCTCTCGCGGGGATTACCTCATCCTGCACTTGGCGGAACTTATTCGAATGTCCTTCATGGCCGCCACCTCGGATTCGGATCAATTGAGATTAGAAGGATTGCGCACTCTGCAGGAAATAATCGATCGATTCGCTAATGTTCCAGAACCAGAATTCCCCGGTCATCTACTCTTAGAGCAGTTCCAGGCTCAGGTGGGAGCTGCTTTGCGTCCTGCTTTCGCGCCGGATACTCCCTCTCATGTGACGGCTGCTGCTTGTGAAGTTTGTTCAGCGTGGATTGGATCTGGAGTAGCTCGCGACATAGGGGATCTAAAAAGAGTTCATCAGCTGCTAGTCAGTTCCCTTGATAAGCTTTCCTCAAAAACCAACAGCACTCAGTTATATAATGAATCAATGGCTACTTTGGAGAAGCTAAGCATCCTAAAGGCGTGGGCAGAGGTTTATATTGTGGCCATGataggaaatggaaaagctcCGGCTTCCTTACTAAATCTCCAATCCCAACAGTCCGGCTTACAATCCTCAGCCAATGTGGAAACGGACTCAGATGTTCCTGACAGTAGAGGTGAAAGTCTTCTAGGATTGGTGCAACCTGAGCTTCACAATCTTTCAACACACTGGCTAAGTGCTATGAAGGATCACGCCTTGCTGCTACTACCTGCGGAGTTCCAATCCCAACTACCACACGACGGAGGAGCTTTTTACACCACGGACACAATTAACTCCTCAAAACCACATTACATGACCAGTTGGCCCCCAATCCTCTATGCTTCTGCACTATGGTTAAGGGATGAGGGGTTCGCGCGTCATCTTGATACAAGTGAAGCCGCAGCGGAATCCAATAATAATCAGATCACTCACGGATCTTTGTCGGCGGATCGCTTCCATATGATCTTCGGCATATGCATGGAGGCACTCTGCAGCATGAGAAGTTCTGAAAGGCCTAGAAACATTGTGAGCTGCCTTCGCTCACTGCACAGCATCTTTGATTCTGATTGGGCTAGGAGGCAGTTGGTCAAGGATCGGGCTTTAACCATTGAACTCTGCCATGTTCTACACCGTCAGATACTGACGAGAGATGAATTACTCGTACAACTTCTGTGCGTGGAAATTTTGAAGCAAACGATCCGTGCTGCTAGAGAAGATTTGGAAAGGAAACGGGACAATAATGCAAACTCTGAAGAGGGGGATGGAGGGCGACATGGTGAAGATGATTCTATGCAGCCAGGAAGCTCGCATGTCTATGCCGTCCTGGAAGTTTGTCTTTGTCTATTTGTTCGCCAAATACCTACGATGAATCCCACGAGGCAGGGAGCTGGTGGCTCTGGCCTGCAGCTGGATTTTGCTTATGCCAAAATGGCCACTGGCTCGTCATTCTTCTCGGTGCTGGGTGATGAAAACGGCCTGCTTGTAGCCAGCGGACTGCAGTGCGTCGAACAGTTGCTGGATTTGTGTACACCCAAAGGTGCCCTTGCAATCCTGCCCACCGTCCTGTATATGACAACTAGTATCGTTAAGGAAATCGCCAACAAGTCGGCCATAGATAGTACTATTTTGGCAAATACATGTGCTGTGAAGTCTGCCTTGCAGTGCTTGCGATCCGTTTGTGTCCACAAGTGGGCTAAAGTAGAGGAGACAACCGAGGAATGGCAACAGTTACTTCAAAGTGCCCTGGCCACCATTGTGGATCTCACCAAAACGGCTGGCGATAACGAGGAAAGGAAAGTCGACGAGGTCACCATGCTGTTGGCCATCACTGTTTTCATCCTACATACGCCCGCCTCCGTTGTGTCTACTCCTTCATTGCAATATCCCTGCATTAATCACTTCCGGCAGTGCCTGCAGTCGGAGCATCTATCCGTAAAGCTGCGCTGCATCGAGACCACTCGATCGATCTTCGCTCGGGCTGAATTAAAGACGGCAACCCCTTACATCCACGCACTTGCGCCTAGGATAATCGAATCGTTATATGCGGAGTCCAGCAAGGTGCCCACAGGCGAGCTGGAGCTACAGGTCACCCTTGAGAGCATCATTACCGTTGACCAACTTATAGACTTGTCGGAGCCACAAAACC GAAACATAAACTTACTACAAG ATATTCAAATGCTGACTTTATTGGTCCCTGTGCTTATTGGATTCCTTGCGGAACCTAGTCGACTCCGGACGCTGCCAAAATACCAACGGCAGCTCCACGACCAGGCGCTGCAGTGGCTACTGAAGATCGGTCCCAAATATCCGCAGGAATTCAAAGCCCTAATGGGTCAAACCCCGGAACTGCGACAAAAACTAGAAGCGGCCATTCGCAGCCAGCAACAGTCGATTAACATTGCCCAAAAGGCAAGCGAGGCGCAAAGGAACCTGCTGGCCAAGCCGCAGAAGCCCACGATTAAGCTGAAGACGGATTTCAGTAACTTCCAATGA